The DNA region GTGCGGGCGATCGCGGTGTACGACGACGCCGGCCCGCACCTGCTCTCGCGCACCGGGCGGACCACCGACACGACGTACCCCGAGGTCATCGCGGCGCTGGCGGAACAAGGCTCCCCCGGCCTCACCCTCGACGGCGAGATCGTCGCCCTCAACCGGGCCGGCCGCACCGACTTCTCCCTGCTCCAGCAGCGGATGGGCCTGACCGACCCGCGGGCGGTGCGGGCCAGCCGCGTCGCCGTCACCTACTACGTCTTCGACCTGCTCACCCTGGACGGCTGGGACCTGACCCGGCTCCCGCTGCGCACCCGCAAGGCGCTGCTGCGCGCGGCGGTCGACTTCACCGGCCCGCTGCGGTTCACCCCGCACCGCAACCACGACGACGCGCACCCGGCCGCCGACCAGCTCGCCCAGGCGTGCGGCCGCGGCTGGGAGGGGCTGATCGCCAAGCGGGCGAACGCGCCGTACCAGGCCAGGCGGTCCGGGGACTGGCTGAAGCTCAAGTGCGCGAGCGGCCAGGAGTTCGTGGTCGGCGGGTTCACCGAGCCGGCCGGCGCGCGGGTGGGCTTCGGCGCGCTGCTGCTCGGCTACCACGACGCGTCCGGCGCGCTGCGCTTCGCCGGCAAGGTCGGCACCGGCTGGTCGGACCGGCAGCTGCGGGCGCTGCGCGAGCGGCTCGACGGGCTGGAGCGGCCCCGCACGCCCTTCGCCGCGGGCTCCCCGCGCGAGCGCGGCGCGCACTGGGTCGAGCCCGCGCTGGTGGCGCAGATCGGCTTCAGCGAGTGGACCAGGGACGGGCTGCTGCGGCACCCCCGCTTCCTGGGGCTGCGCGACGACAAGGCGCCCGAGGAGGTGGTGCGGGAGCGGCCCGCGTAGGGCCCTCGCGCTGCACGACGCGTTCGTCACCTGATAGTGATGTTTGCTCTTCCGGCCGTGGGTAAGGCGCGCCTCGTTTGTGCCATGCCCCCGACCGGAAAGGCAGTCGTGTCGAAGCTCGCTGTAGAGCATGTGTTCAAGGTCTTCGGAAGAAGGCAGAAGGAAGGCGTCCGCCGGCTGGAGGCCGGCGCCACCCGTGAGGACCTGCGCGAAGGGGGGACCACGGCCGCGGTGATCGACGCCTCGTTCGAGGTCGAGCCCGGCGAGATCTTCGTGGTCATGGGCCTGTCCGGGTCCGGCAAGTCGACGCTGCTGAGAATGCTGAACGGACTGTTGGAGCCCACCTCGGGCAGGGTGCTGTTCGACGGCCAGGACCTCACGTCCCTGGCCCCGAAGGCCCTGCGCGACCTGCGCTCCCGCAGGATCAGCATGGTCTTCCAGCACTTCGCGCTCTTCCCGCACCGCAGCGTGCTGGCCAACGCCGGCTACGGCCTAGAGGTGCAGGGCGTGCCCCGCGCCGAACGGGAGCGGCGCGCGACGCGGGCGCTGGAGCTGGTGGGCCTGGCCGACTGGGCGCGGTCCTGGCCGGACGAGCTGTCCGGCGGGATGCAGCAGCGCGTGGGCCTGGCCCGTGCGCTGGCCACCGACGCCGACGTGCTGCTGATGGACGAGTCGTTCTCCGCGCTCGACCCGCTGATCCGCCGCGACATGCAGGACCAGCTGATCGAGCTGCAGCACGAGCTGCGCAAGACCGTGGTCTTCATCACCCACGACCTGAACGAGGCGATGCGGCTCGGCGACCGGATCGCGGTCATGCGCGACGGCCGGATCGTGCAGACCGGCACCGCGCAGGAGATCCTCACCGCGCCGGCCGACGACTACGTGGCCGGCTTCGTCCAGGACGTGGACCGCTCGCGGGTGCTCACCGCCGCGTCGATCATGAAGGACCCGCTGGTCACCGTGCCGGCCACGTGCGACGCCGCGGCCGCCCGGCAGGCGATCAGCACCGAGCAGGACGCGCACGCCGCGTTCGTCGTCGGACCGCACGGCGAGCTGGTCGGGGCGGTCACCGAGGAACAGGTCAGCGCGGACGGCGACGGCGGGCGCGGGGTACGGGACCTGGTGGACACCGGCGCGCAGGAGCTGGTGACCACGCCGGCGGACGCCCCGCTGGCCGGGCTGCTGGCCGACGCCGCGCGCACCACGCTGCCGCTCGCGGTGGTCGACGAGGCCGGGCGGCTGACCGGGGTGATCTCGACGGGCACGCTGCTCGCGGCCCTGGGCGAGGACCACGGCCGGCCGGACGCGGTCGCGCACGCGGCGAGGGACGCGGAGCGGGCGACCTCGGCGGGGGACGCCGCGCGGACGACCTCGGCGGTGACCGCGGCCCCGGATGACGGCGCCGCCGGCCGGAAGGAGGCCGCGGATGCCTAGGCTGCGCCTCGGCGACGGCGCCGAACACGTCGTCAACTGGCTGACCCACCACCTGTCCTGGCTGTTCGACGCGATCAGCACGGTCGTCAACGGCATGTACGACGGCGTCGAGTGGGTGCTCGGCGGACCGCCGCCGCTGCTCATGGCCGGCATCCTCGCGGTGGTCGCGCTGTGGATGCGCGGCGTGCTCGCGGGCGTGCTGGCCTTCGCCGGCTTCGCGCTGATCGACTCGGTCGCGCAGTGGGACGAGGCCATGCAGTCGCTGTCGCTGGTCGTCGTCTCGGCCGCGGTCGCGGTGGTGCTCGCGGTGCCGCTGGGCATCTGGGCGGCGCGGCGGCGGACCGTCGGGCTGATCGTCCGGCCGGTGCTGGACGTGATGCAGACCCTGCCGGCGTTCGTCTACCTGATCCCGGCGATCATCTTCTTCAGCCTCGGCACGGTCCCCGCGGTGATCGCCACGATCGTCTTCGCGATGCCGGTCGGGGTGCGGATGACCGAGCTGGGCATCCGCCAGGTCGACCCCGAACTGGTCGAGGCCGCCGACGCGTTCGGCACTCCCCCGCTGGGCACGCTGCTGCGCGTGCAGCTGCCGCTGGCCCTGCCGACGGTGATGGCGGGCGTCAACCAGGTCATCATGCTCGCGCTGTCGATGGTCGTCATCGGCGGCATGGTCGGCGCGGAGGGCCTGGGCTCCACGGTCTTCGGCGCGATCAGCCAGGTCGACATCGGCCTGGGCTTCGAGGGCGGCGTCTCCGTCGTGGTGCTCGCGGTGTACCTGGACCGGATCACCGGCGCGCTGGGCGAGCAGGTCTCGCCGCTGGGCCGGCGGGCACTGGCCCGGCTGCGCGCCTCCTCCACGCACGGCCTGCGGGTGCTGCGCTACCGGCCGCGCCCGGCGGTGGGCGTGGCCTGCGTCGCGGCGCTCGCGCTGGTCGCGGGCGGCATCGGGGTGTTCGGCGACGACTCGGACTCCTCCGCAACCGCCGTGGCCGGCAAGGACGTCGGCCACGGCAGGACGGTACGGATCGGCTCGTTCAACTGGGACGAGTCGGTCGCCTCGGCCAATTTGTGGAAGGCGGTGCTGGACCAGCGCGGCTTCACGGCACGGGTCGACACCTACGACCCGGGCGCCGCGTTCACCGGGCTGGCCTCCGGCTCGCTGGACTACCTCACCGACGCCTGGCTGCCGACCACGCACGCCTCGTACATGAAGCAGTACGGCAAGAGCTACACGAACCTCGGCCCCTGGTACGGCCGCACCTCGCTGGAGGTGGCGGTGCCGTCGTACGTCGAGGGCGTGCACTCGATGGCCGATCTGAAGGGCAGAAGCGGCGAGTTCGGCGGCCGGATCATCGGCATCGAGCCGGGCGCCGGCGAGATGAAGCTGCTGTCGTCGAAGGTGCTGCCGGGGTACGGGCTGGACAAGGAGTACAAGCTCGTGGCGAGTTCGACGTCGGCGATGCTCGCGGAGCTGGCGCGCGACTACGCGGCGCACAAGCCGGTCGCGGTCGTGCTGTGGTCGCCGCACTGGGCGTACAGCACGTACAAGCTGACGAAGCTGAGCGATCCGAAGGGGCTGTGGGGCCCGGGCGACTCGATCAACGACATCGCCAACAGGTCCAGCGCCGCGAAGCTGCCGCAAGTGACCGCGTGGATGCGGCACTTCAGGATGTCCGAGGCGCAACTCGGCTCGCTGGAGGCCGCGATCCAGAAGGCCGGCGAGGGCCACACGGCGGACGGGGTCGCCGCGTGGATGAAGGCGAACCCGGGGATCGCCGACACGATGGCGCCGGTCGGCGGCAGGTGACCGGGTGAGCGCGTGAGGTCGCGCGCGCGTCCGCGTGCGCGCGGGCTCGTGTCGGCGTGAACGGCGCGGCGCCGGCCGGGAGTCGTCCCGGCCGGCGCCGCGCCGTTCATGCCAGCGCCTGGCGTCAGCGGGTGAACCAGGGGTTGCCGCCGCCGAGGGACCACACCGAGACCCGGGTCACGCCGAGCGAGGTGAGCACCGCGAGCTTGCGGTCGAGCGCGGTGGTGTCCACGTAGTCGTACAGCCGGCCGCCAGAGACCCAGCGGATCTCGCCGGAGGAGGCGTCGCGGCGGGCGGCGACGGTGGCCGGGTCGGTGGAGAAGCCGGGGCTCTTGGCCATGTCGCTGTACTGGATGTTGCCGGTGACGTCGTCCAGGTCGCACGGGTCGGGGGCGCTGATCCCGTACGACGGCAGCGCGATGACCAGCCGGTTGTGGTCGGGCACCTTGCTCTGGGCGTAACGCGTCACGTCGCCCAGCCAGTTCAGCGGGGTGATCGGCAGGCAGCGGGCGCCGGGCGCGGTGTCGAACTCCTCGTCGTACGCCATGATCTCCAGCTCGTCCACGCCCTGCGCGCTGACCGCCGCGTAGTCGTAGAAGTCGGCGTCCTCGGTCATCGCGGGGGCGTCGACCAGGAGCTTCTTGCCCTGCGCGTGCAGGGAGGTCGCCAACTGCTTGAGGAACTTCTCGTAGTTGGTCAGGTCCGCGGCCGACCAGGACCAGTAGTCCTCCATGTCGACGTCCACGCCGTCCACGTCGTGCTGCACGGTGAAGTCGGTGAGCTGCGTGACGGCCGCGGTGCGCTTGGAGCTGCTGGAGACCAGGGCGTGCACGTCGGCGGTGGTCATGGCCGAGACGGTCGGGTACTGGTACGCGGAGTGCGCCTTGAGGTCGGCGAGCCCGGCCGCGCTGTAGGTGTTGCAGACGCCGCCCGCGGTGGTCTCCAAGGTGACGGCGCCGGAGCCGTCGACGCTCCAGTACTCCGGCTTCAGCGCGCCGTTGGCCACCCGGCCGTCCGCGTACTCGCTCGCGGCGGTGCAGGTGGAGTCGCCTGCGCCGCCGGGGTAGAGCCAGGTCTCCAGCTGTACGCCGGAGGCGGCCGACCGGTGCGCGGGGGTCCGGTGCGGGGCGACCGGCTGCGTGCGGGCGCGGCCGGCGGTCGCGCTGTCGGCCGCTCGGCCGGTCGCGCCGTGGTGGTCGGGTGTCACGGCGCCCGCCGCCATGGCGCCGGCGAGCGCGGCGGTACACGCGGCGGCGGTGGCGAGGACGAGGGTGCGACGAAGCATGTTCCGTCCCTTCGAGGGGGAGGGGTCCGTACGGTCGGAGGATCGGACGGTCGGGGTCGGACGGGTCGGACGGGTCGGACGGGCTGCGGCCGTGCGGCCGGAGGACCGTGCGGGTCAGGGGTGGTCGGTCCAGTACGGGTCGAGCATCAGGGTGTCGGCGCCCGGCACGGTCCTGGCGGCGGACCAGGAGCCGGCCAGCACGCGGCCGGCCTCGGGGCTCGCGGTCAGGGAGAGCCGGGTGCTGATCCGGTAGCGGTCGCCGCGGTAGACGGAGTGCGTGAACTCCACGACCCGGCCGTCCGCGTCGCGCGTCTCGCGTTCGAAGAGCAGCGCGGGGGTGTGCGCCGGCACGCCGAGGAGTTCGGCCTCGGCGGCGTCGACCACGGTCGGTTCGATGATCTGCGCGGCGTCGGCGAGGCGGATCCCGAAGCGGCGGCCGAGCAGGCCGTAGAAGGAGTGCGTCTCCAGGTCGCGCGCGGTCAGGCCCGGCACCAGCGCCTGCGGTACGTGCACGGTCTCCAGCGACATCGGGTCGCCGTCGACGCTGCGCAGCCGGGTGATGCGCAGCACCTGCTCGTCGGGCGGCACCCGCAGCCGGCGGCTGATCCGGGGCCGGCCGGCACCACCCGGAAGTCGACGGTGCGACTGGTCCAGGTGCCGTCCACACCGCCGACGCCGAGCGCCGCGGCCCGGTCGTCGCCGGCGGTCGGCGCGAGCCGCTGGTCGACCTTGGCGCGGGCCACGAACACGCCGCGCCCGTGCTCGCGGACCAACAGGCCGTCACGGACCAGGCCGTCCACGACGGAGCGCAGGGTGGGCCGGGAGACGCCGAGATCGGCGCACAACTGCCGTTCGCCCGGCAGGGGTTGGCCCGGCTGGGCGATCTCCGTGAGGTCCAGCAGGTGGGCGCGGATGCGCTGCCGCTTCTCCCAGCGGCTCTCGCCGCGGGGCTCGGGGCCGGTCTCGGGGCCGGTCTCGGGGCCGGTCTCGGGGCCACCGCCGCCGTCGCCGCTGCCGCCGCTCTGACTCTCGGGCATGAGCGGATGATGGCGCGTCGTTGACCACTGGTCAAGAAGTGGTCAGCGTTT from Actinacidiphila sp. DG2A-62 includes:
- a CDS encoding ABC transporter permease/substrate binding protein, which gives rise to MPRLRLGDGAEHVVNWLTHHLSWLFDAISTVVNGMYDGVEWVLGGPPPLLMAGILAVVALWMRGVLAGVLAFAGFALIDSVAQWDEAMQSLSLVVVSAAVAVVLAVPLGIWAARRRTVGLIVRPVLDVMQTLPAFVYLIPAIIFFSLGTVPAVIATIVFAMPVGVRMTELGIRQVDPELVEAADAFGTPPLGTLLRVQLPLALPTVMAGVNQVIMLALSMVVIGGMVGAEGLGSTVFGAISQVDIGLGFEGGVSVVVLAVYLDRITGALGEQVSPLGRRALARLRASSTHGLRVLRYRPRPAVGVACVAALALVAGGIGVFGDDSDSSATAVAGKDVGHGRTVRIGSFNWDESVASANLWKAVLDQRGFTARVDTYDPGAAFTGLASGSLDYLTDAWLPTTHASYMKQYGKSYTNLGPWYGRTSLEVAVPSYVEGVHSMADLKGRSGEFGGRIIGIEPGAGEMKLLSSKVLPGYGLDKEYKLVASSTSAMLAELARDYAAHKPVAVVLWSPHWAYSTYKLTKLSDPKGLWGPGDSINDIANRSSAAKLPQVTAWMRHFRMSEAQLGSLEAAIQKAGEGHTADGVAAWMKANPGIADTMAPVGGR
- a CDS encoding betaine/proline/choline family ABC transporter ATP-binding protein (Members of the family are the ATP-binding subunit of ABC transporters for substrates such as betaine, L-proline or other amino acids, choline, carnitine, etc. The substrate specificity is best determined from the substrate-binding subunit, rather than this subunit, as it interacts with the permease subunit and not with substrate directly.); its protein translation is MSKLAVEHVFKVFGRRQKEGVRRLEAGATREDLREGGTTAAVIDASFEVEPGEIFVVMGLSGSGKSTLLRMLNGLLEPTSGRVLFDGQDLTSLAPKALRDLRSRRISMVFQHFALFPHRSVLANAGYGLEVQGVPRAERERRATRALELVGLADWARSWPDELSGGMQQRVGLARALATDADVLLMDESFSALDPLIRRDMQDQLIELQHELRKTVVFITHDLNEAMRLGDRIAVMRDGRIVQTGTAQEILTAPADDYVAGFVQDVDRSRVLTAASIMKDPLVTVPATCDAAAARQAISTEQDAHAAFVVGPHGELVGAVTEEQVSADGDGGRGVRDLVDTGAQELVTTPADAPLAGLLADAARTTLPLAVVDEAGRLTGVISTGTLLAALGEDHGRPDAVAHAARDAERATSAGDAARTTSAVTAAPDDGAAGRKEAADA
- a CDS encoding glycosyl hydrolase family 18 protein, which codes for MLRRTLVLATAAACTAALAGAMAAGAVTPDHHGATGRAADSATAGRARTQPVAPHRTPAHRSAASGVQLETWLYPGGAGDSTCTAASEYADGRVANGALKPEYWSVDGSGAVTLETTAGGVCNTYSAAGLADLKAHSAYQYPTVSAMTTADVHALVSSSSKRTAAVTQLTDFTVQHDVDGVDVDMEDYWSWSAADLTNYEKFLKQLATSLHAQGKKLLVDAPAMTEDADFYDYAAVSAQGVDELEIMAYDEEFDTAPGARCLPITPLNWLGDVTRYAQSKVPDHNRLVIALPSYGISAPDPCDLDDVTGNIQYSDMAKSPGFSTDPATVAARRDASSGEIRWVSGGRLYDYVDTTALDRKLAVLTSLGVTRVSVWSLGGGNPWFTR
- the ligD gene encoding non-homologous end-joining DNA ligase; the encoded protein is MSAPVRPAGRGAAQPADPGHRLLARLPEARRALLRPVRDGEPAPRGPMLATLSSRRDFDAAWLFERKLDGVRAIAVYDDAGPHLLSRTGRTTDTTYPEVIAALAEQGSPGLTLDGEIVALNRAGRTDFSLLQQRMGLTDPRAVRASRVAVTYYVFDLLTLDGWDLTRLPLRTRKALLRAAVDFTGPLRFTPHRNHDDAHPAADQLAQACGRGWEGLIAKRANAPYQARRSGDWLKLKCASGQEFVVGGFTEPAGARVGFGALLLGYHDASGALRFAGKVGTGWSDRQLRALRERLDGLERPRTPFAAGSPRERGAHWVEPALVAQIGFSEWTRDGLLRHPRFLGLRDDKAPEEVVRERPA
- a CDS encoding GntR family transcriptional regulator, whose product is MPESQSGGSGDGGGGPETGPETGPETGPEPRGESRWEKRQRIRAHLLDLTEIAQPGQPLPGERQLCADLGVSRPTLRSVVDGLVRDGLLVREHGRGVFVARAKVDQRLAPTAGDDRAAALGVGGVDGTWTSRTVDFRVVPAGPGSAAGCGCRPTSRCCASPGCAASTATRCRWRPCTYRRRWCRA
- a CDS encoding GntR family transcriptional regulator; its protein translation is MPPDEQVLRITRLRSVDGDPMSLETVHVPQALVPGLTARDLETHSFYGLLGRRFGIRLADAAQIIEPTVVDAAEAELLGVPAHTPALLFERETRDADGRVVEFTHSVYRGDRYRISTRLSLTASPEAGRVLAGSWSAARTVPGADTLMLDPYWTDHP